The Apium graveolens cultivar Ventura chromosome 3, ASM990537v1, whole genome shotgun sequence sequence GCATCTATCTTATGATCATCTTGTCCGAGACTTTGCAAGGCGTCAAATCTCCCTTCCAGCCGTTCCCCATTGAAATCTTCTTGGATTATGATATTTGGGGGTTCCTCGTCTTCCAGCATTTCGATTCTGATTGTGCCTTCCAAGGACAACCTTGTTGGAGGCGGTTCAGAGGGGCGTTCGTCTTCTTGCTCGATATAATAATGGACTCGGATTTCCTCGATCGGTTGCTCGATGCTCCTTTCTCGATCACCATCTGATGCATCTTCAGTGTGGGAGTCCTTTCTAAAGCCCCTCATAGCTTGTCTGTAGTGCACTCCCGAGAATCATAATGAGAGCCCTTTATACTTCCTACACCATTTGGTGTTGGAAACTTGATGGTAAGGTGGTGGATTGAAGTAATAACCCTCATCTCCTGAAGAAAAAGCCGTCCCAACAGCACGTTGTGGGATGACTCCTAATTCAGGACCTTGAACTCGAGTATCTTTGTCACGGACAACGGGCTTTCCCCCAAAGTACACGGCAACCGAATTGATCCCATAACTCTAACTCCCGTGCCGGAAAAACCATAGACCCACCAATCTTCTCCTGACATATCCCGATTAGGTAGCCCCATCTTCTTAAAGGTGCTATAGTAGAAGATATTTGTCGAGCTTCCATTATCCACGAAGGCCCTATGGATGTTTTTGGTCCCAATCTGTATGGAAATGACCAGCACATCATTATGGGGGTGATGTACCCATAGGGCATCCGCTTCTCTGAAGGTGATATCCATAGATTCTCCCTTGAACACTTTGGGTGGTCGAGTTTCTACCCTATGAATGTCTGTGAGAGGCCTGAATCGAGCTTCCCTAGCGTATCTTGCCAAGGCCCTGTTGCTGCATTCCATCCCGGGATCTCCTCCGTAGATCGTTCGGATACTGCCATCCCTGATAAATTTATTTTCTTCCAGAGTTTCATTGTTCGACCCACGTGGGGCTCGCCCTCCTTCTTCCTTCACTCTGTCAGTGATATCCTTGTGCCTCCTTACTTCCTTAACCACCCATTCGCCGAGATACCCTTCCTTGATAAGTGCTTCGATCTCATCTTTTAATTGTCGACACTCATGCGTGTTATGCCCGGACGACtcatgtgttagatatatttgataatatcatgtgtaatatgatttgtatttagtttttagatcttacataataggacaaatcaatacttaactggaaatcagcacttatactaaagacagaacttaagatatcagaacttaagttatcagaacttaaggttcagaagatatttattaggatataatatcaggacttaagatgactttcagataaggcaggcggctgattaaaaggaaagaagatcgagactaagacagaaagaattgtgcatgaagaaggaattctatgaagaatagaaaacttggaagaaaagataactagttgatatattttaggaagcagaattatattccatatcaattagaagattatcttgtaactgtgtagtatataaacacaggaatagagtttacactataagtgttacgattatcgaagttattattctttgtaactctagcagctctcgtgataatttgttcatcactgagagaggaaagttccatattgtaacagagtttattgtgttgaataaaatctattttctgttacttaagttcttatatttgatttgattgtgctaaacaatgtattcaaccccttctacagtgtgtgtaacAATTATAcgcctgttcctaatgctcctagaaaaacatgt is a genomic window containing:
- the LOC141714546 gene encoding uncharacterized protein LOC141714546, giving the protein MKTLFLTKFQAAVRYAPSVTTLANVWKKENESLTSYFKRSNVESTSVRGASDEALKSFLIARLRVGSDFWKYLQGKHPATLADVFALAESFKAIEQSLAEVQPAASKSEKQNEIEALIKEGYLGEWVVKEVRRHKDITDRVKEEGGRAPRGSNNETLEENKFIRDGSIRTIYGGDPGMECSNRALARYAREARFRPLTDIHRVETRPPKVFKGESMDITFREADALWVHHPHNDVLVISIQIGTKNIHRAFVDNGSSTNIFYYSTFKKMGLPNRDMSGEDWWVYGFSGTGVRVMGSIRLPCTLGESPLSVTKILEFKVLN